In Octopus sinensis unplaced genomic scaffold, ASM634580v1 Contig15734, whole genome shotgun sequence, one DNA window encodes the following:
- the LOC115230539 gene encoding serine/threonine-protein kinase PAK 3-like: MSIFQSQWYKSAGGKELVLPIDVFWNTLSDCFESYLDNWSRILRICEEDRSDIDTGIASKVQNILLGSLVSLEDPREIYTIKKKLGSGASGVVNLAVNNLLGSTVAIKSMNLELQPKKELLISEIEVNLTKHVNIVNYLNGFLVSNSELWVVMEYLDGGALTDVVMETMMKEEQMATVIGDVVNGLNFLHSHNIIHRDIKSDNVLLGLNGDVKLTDFGFCAQVVGDSANRNTMVGTPYWMAPEVVAKYFLYLNNI; the protein is encoded by the exons ATGTCCATCTTCCAGTCGCAGTGGTACAAATCTGCTGGAGGAAAAGAACTTGTTCTTCCGATTGATGTTTTCTGGAACACTTTATCAGATTGTTTTGAATCTTATCTGGATAATTGGTCTAGAATTTTGAGAATTTGTGAAGAAGACAGATCCGATATTGATACAGGTATTGCTTCCAAGGTCCAAAATATTCTC TTAGGGTCTCTTGTTTCTCTAGAAGACCCTCGTGAAATATacacaattaaaaagaaattggGTTCTGG TGCTTCTGGTGTAGTCAATTTGGCAGTGAATAATCTTCTTGGATCTACTGTTGCCATAAAGTCGATGAATCTCGAACTACAGCCCAAAAAAGAACTTTTAATTTCGGAAATCGAAGTTaac TTAACTAAACACGTCAACATAGTTAATTATCTTAATGGCTTCCTGGTTAGTAACAGTGAATTGTGGGTGGTGATGGAATATCTTGATGGAGGGGCCCTTACTGATGTTGTGATGGAGACAATGATGAAAGAGGAGCAGATGGCTACAGTTATTGGAGACGTTGTTAATGGATTAAACTTTCTTCACAGTCACAACATAATTCATCGAGATATAAAAAGCGACAATGTTCTTCTTGGACTCAACGGAGATGTCAAATTAACTGATTTTGGGTTTTGCGCGCAGGTTGTGGGGGATAGTGCCAATCGTAACACAATGGTGGGGACTCCCTACTGGATGGCTCCTGAAGTGGTTGCcaagtattttttatatttgaacaaCATCTAG